The proteins below come from a single Chrysoperla carnea chromosome 1, inChrCarn1.1, whole genome shotgun sequence genomic window:
- the LOC123304929 gene encoding periodic tryptophan protein 1 homolog, whose amino-acid sequence MEEYEQTNINVIPCLKWVKQGVAKAQPDKIEFTPKEVKEIIKKIKEDADDITEEENQAIDETLEDETETEAVENEPSTVDPNDEFNFASYESEAEKPNPFLLFDRIVECDDGNDSVEDNDDDSEKEDDIIKPNDNLLLVGHVEGDASILEVYVYNEEDDCLYCHHDFLLPNFPLCIEWLNFDPSDPKPGNLCAVGTMDPVIEVWDLDVMNGLESAYVLGQKKSKKKSKLKAKDTLRKGHTDAVLALAWNENYNHVLGSGSVDESVLLWDLNIGKPSEDIRVFKEKVQSIQWHPFESHSLLTGSCDKKTRVFDCRDNPKQNCLEWEHSGEIEIVTWNSFEPFCYLTGTSDGYLSYIDCRNKTPLWNFQAHEKEITGIYVSSKCPGLVVTSSHDGNISTWDLYNNNVTDDYKCETQPTKINEKHINIGQIQCFGSCPNNPFVVAAGSDNKNKNLKVINLLNDDLVNGRFSKRKLIEMKVENESSELGDTLNDMNNLSLKMDQD is encoded by the exons ATGGAAGAATATGAACAAACAAATATCAATGTAATTCCTTGCTTAAAATGGGTTAAACAAGGAGTTGCAAAAGCTCAGCCAGataaa ATAGAATTTACCCCTAAAGAGGTGAAGGAAATaatcaagaaaataaaagaagatGCAGA TGATATAACAGAAGAAGAAAATCAAGCAATTGATGAAACACTTGAAGATGAGACTGAAACTGAGGCTGTAGAAAATGAACCAAGCACTGTTGATCCAAatgatgaatttaattttgcatCTTATGAAAGTGAAGCTGAAAAGCCAAAtccttttttattgtttgatcGCATCGTTGAATGTGATGATGGAAATGATTCAGTTGAAGATAATGATGATGATAGTGAGAAAGAGGATGATATTATTAAACCCAATGACAATCTCCTTCTAGTTGGGCATGTTGAAGGAGATGCAAGTATATTAGAAGTTTATG TTTATAATGAAGAAGATGATTGTTTGTATTGCCATCACGACTTCTTGCTGCCAAATTTTCCTCTGTGTATTGAATGGTTGAATTTTGATCCATCGGATCCAAAACCAG GTAATTTATGTGCTGTTGGCACTATGGATCCCGTTATAGAAGTTTGGGATTTGGATGTTATGAATGGTTTAGAATCTGCTTACGTTCTTGGTcagaaaaaatctaaaaaaaaatcaaaattaaaagcgAAAGATACTCTTCGCAAAG gtcATACAGATGCAGTTTTAGCCTTAGCCTGGAATGAAAATTACAATCATGTACTAGGTAGTGGCTCAGTTGATGAATCCGTTTTATTGTGGGATTTAAATATTGGAAAACCTAGTGAAGATATCAGAGTATTTAAAGAAAAG gttCAAAGTATTCAGTGGCATCCATTTGAATCGCATTCATTGTTAACTGGTAGTTGTGACAAAAAAACGCGAGTATTTGATTGTCGAGAtaatccaaaacaaaattgtttagaatGGGAACATTCAGGTGAAATAGAAATAGTCACGTGGAATAGTTTCGAACCATTCTGTTATTTAACTGGTACAAGTGATGGGTATTTATCATATATTGATTGTAGAAATAAAACACCACTATGGAACTTCCAAGCTCATGAAAAAGAAATAACag gtatATATGTGAGTTCTAAATGTCCAGGATTAGTTGTAACATCTTCCCATGATGGAAATATTTCAACATGGgatttatataataacaatgtAACCGATGACTATAAATGTGAAACACAACCAacgaaaataaatgaaaaacatataaatatcgGACAAATACAATGCTTTGGATCATGCCCAAATAATCCATTTGTTGTGGCTGCTGGTTCagataataagaataaaaatttaaaagtgattaATTTACTAAATGATGATTTAG tgaatggaagattttcaaaacgaaaattaattgaaatgaaagtgGAAAATGAATCATCAGAGTTAGGTGATACGCTAAatgatatgaataatttatcaCTTAAAATGGATCAAGAttaa
- the LOC123305071 gene encoding angio-associated migratory cell protein has protein sequence MTLETPPRDDDASPMNEDDGFNGDGFVGDDSAGDFEIVEVLSINSNSDSESDDECTCPKIASKLTLTHNESVFSAHFSPNNELIVTASQEDKACVWNADTGELVFECTGHEDSVIEAKFNNSGTYVATGDMNGSVKVWKVESKTLHDENTPMGDEVSWLFWHPITNVLFAGFKSGDSYMWRLPMTEFKILFGRGSENVCGALLPDGKRLAVGYHDGTVTIFDLKTAKEICSYKKRQEVAVTAIDCYSDNNLIAIGYEDEGIVIIKSTNGNEVAVLKKEDFNAENYTEAVKFGIGPTSNILAAANGSEINFWDFSRQSLRKSVKLPNEHPARIQWNKNGILYVAGVHKNNIYGIDGRSGEVISIFKEHTDSILDICLSNDNKFLMSASDDGTVKVFDISINPDANSNSASSD, from the exons atgacaTTAGAGACTCCACCTAGAGACGACGATGCGAGTCCAATGAATGAAGATGATGGTTTTAATGGAGATGGTTTTGTTGGAGATGATTCGGCTGGAGATTTTGAAATTGTGGAAGTACTATCAATTAATTCCAATTCTGATTCAGAATCCGATGATGAATGTACCTGTCCTAAAATAGCTTCAAAACTTACATTAACTCACAATGAATCAGTGTTTTCCGCACATTTTAGTCCAAATAATGAACTAATTGTAACTGCGTCGCAAGAAGACAAAGCCTGTGTTTGGAATGCAGATACCGGTGAGTTAGTTTTTGAATGTACAGGACATGAAGATTCTGTAATTGAAGCCAAGTTTAACAATTCTGGAACTTATGTCGCAACTGGTGATATGAATGGCAGCGTGAAGGTTTGGAAAGTTGAATCAAAAACATTACATGATGAAAATACTCCAATGGGTGATGAAGTATCCTGGCTATTTTGGCATCCTATTACAAATGTTTTGTTTGCAG gaTTTAAATCGGGTGATTCGTACATGTGGCGGCTCCCAATgactgaatttaaaatattatttgggcGAGGTAGTGAAAATGTTTGCGGTGCATTACTTCCAGATGGTAAACGACTTGCTGTTGGTTACCATGATGGAACAGTgacaatatttgatttaaaaactgCAAAAGAAATATGTAGTTATAAAAAACGCCAAGAAGTAGCAGTAACTGCGATTGATTGTtatagtgataataatttaattgcaatTGGTTACGAAGATGAGGGCATTGTAATTATCAAATCTACAAATGGAAATGAAGTTGCTGTACTGAAGAAAGAAGATTTTAATGCAGAGAATTATACGGAAGCTGTTAAATTTGGAATAGGACCTACTAGTAATATTTTAGCTGCAG CCAATGgtagtgaaataaatttttgggatTTTTCACGACAGTCTTTACGTAAATCAGTGAAATTACCAAACGAGCACCCAGCAAGAATACAATGgaataaaaatggtattttgtATGTGGCAGGtgtccataaaaataatatttatggtaTTGATGGCCGAAGTGGTGAAGTGATCTCAATATTTAAAGAACATACAGATTCTATTCTTGATATATGTTTatcaaatgataataaatttttaatgagtgCATCAGATGATGGTACCGTTAAAGTATTTGATATATCTATAAATCCAGACGCAAATAGTAACAGTGCTAGCAGCGActaa